In Magnetospirillum sp. WYHS-4, a single genomic region encodes these proteins:
- the ccoG gene encoding cytochrome c oxidase accessory protein CcoG, with protein sequence MATANSATRDATPPASRQAQLYAKHQKIYPRDVKGIFRTAKTLSLWAMLAVFYGTPWLRWDRGAGAPDQMVLMDVDGRRGYFFNIEIWPQEVYYLTGLLVLAAIGLFFATSLFGRVWCGFACFQTVFTDLFIMAERLFEGDRNRRLALDKGAWTVDKILRKGAKHAVWLFVSALTAYSFILYFNDAFAITRNMMDGAAGPWVYGTLGGLTFTTYIFAGFAREQTCIYMCPYARFQSAMMDEYSMIVTYEAWRGEPRSNAKPGQKFEGRGHCVDCGSCYQACPTGVDIREGLQIACIGCALCVDACNNIMDRFGLPRGLITYDSEMNQVARSKGNPTTNHLLRMRTWGYVAIMTVVTGVMAYGITHRSTEHVSVIRDRAPLFVMLSEGDLRNAYTLKISNKERKDKIYELSIAGLAGATLGAVGEEESGKAMIELPARPDMVNSFRIFVTARPDILKGKSTDMAFQIKDKASGQIVSTATVFMGPGQ encoded by the coding sequence ATGGCTACCGCCAATTCCGCGACTCGCGACGCCACCCCCCCGGCCTCGCGCCAAGCCCAGCTTTACGCCAAGCATCAGAAGATCTATCCCCGCGACGTCAAGGGGATATTCCGGACTGCCAAGACCCTTTCGCTGTGGGCGATGCTGGCGGTCTTCTACGGCACTCCCTGGCTACGCTGGGACCGTGGGGCCGGCGCACCCGACCAGATGGTCCTGATGGACGTGGATGGGCGCCGCGGCTACTTCTTCAACATCGAAATCTGGCCGCAGGAGGTCTACTATTTGACCGGACTGTTGGTTCTGGCCGCCATCGGCCTGTTCTTCGCCACCAGCCTGTTCGGCCGCGTCTGGTGCGGTTTCGCCTGCTTCCAGACCGTCTTCACCGACCTGTTCATCATGGCCGAACGGTTGTTCGAGGGCGATCGCAACCGCCGTCTCGCCCTCGACAAGGGGGCTTGGACGGTCGACAAGATCCTCAGGAAGGGGGCCAAGCACGCCGTCTGGCTGTTCGTTTCGGCCCTGACCGCCTATAGCTTCATCCTTTATTTCAACGATGCCTTCGCCATCACTCGCAACATGATGGACGGGGCTGCCGGTCCCTGGGTCTACGGTACCCTGGGCGGGCTAACCTTCACCACGTACATCTTCGCCGGATTCGCCCGCGAACAAACCTGCATCTACATGTGTCCCTATGCGCGCTTCCAGAGCGCCATGATGGACGAATACTCGATGATCGTCACCTACGAGGCTTGGCGCGGCGAGCCCCGCAGCAACGCCAAGCCGGGGCAGAAGTTCGAGGGGCGCGGCCACTGCGTGGATTGCGGGAGCTGCTACCAGGCTTGTCCGACCGGCGTCGATATCCGCGAGGGCCTGCAGATCGCCTGCATCGGTTGCGCGCTTTGCGTGGACGCCTGCAACAACATCATGGACCGCTTCGGCCTGCCGCGCGGTTTGATCACCTACGACTCCGAGATGAATCAAGTGGCCCGCTCGAAGGGCAATCCCACGACGAATCATCTGCTCCGCATGCGGACCTGGGGCTATGTGGCGATCATGACGGTGGTGACGGGCGTGATGGCCTACGGCATCACCCATCGTTCCACGGAACATGTTTCGGTGATTCGCGACCGCGCGCCGCTGTTCGTCATGCTGTCGGAAGGGGACTTGCGCAACGCCTATACGCTGAAGATCTCCAACAAGGAGCGCAAGGATAAGATCTACGAATTGTCCATCGCCGGCCTAGCCGGCGCGACACTGGGGGCGGTGGGCGAGGAGGAGAGCGGCAAGGCGATGATCGAATTGCCGGCCCGTCCCGACATGGTCAACAGTTTCCGCATCTTCGTTACCGCGCGTCCCGACATCCTGAAAGGAAAGTCGACCGACATGGCGTTCCAGATCAAGGACAAGGCCTCCGGCCAAATCGTCAGTACG